GTTATTTGTCATTTTTCTCGTTAAATGTCTAATTTGCTCTCATTTTATTCAATATGATTTTTTTAAGTCCCTGTTTTTTAGGGTAAAATTGGCTAAGCTAAGGACTGGCATAAAACATGCTAAATACTAAGTAGCTGAAAAAAGCTTATAAAAAAATATCCATTGGAGAAATGTTATGAAATCAATGCAAAAGGGTTTTACTCTTATCGAATTGATGATCGTTGTCGCGATCATTGGTATCTTGGCTGCAATTGCGATTCCTGCGTATCAAAACTATACGAAGCGTTCACACGTTTCTGAAGGTTTGAGTTTGGCTGCGGGTGCAAAAGCTGCGGTAACTGAGTTCTACTCTTCTAATGGCCACTGGCCTACAGCGAACGCTTCTGCTGGTTTAGCAACAGATTCAAGTATTACGGGTAATGCTGTTAAAAAAGTTACGGTCTCTGGTAGTGCAATTACTGTTACATATAATGACAAAGTTACTGATAATGGAACAATTAAATTGCAAGGTGCTAATACTGCTGGTGGTGTAACCTGGATATGTACAGCAACTGGTACAAATCAACCTGTTGATAGCAAATTCTTACCATCTAACTGTCGTTAATAGTTGGCAAAAAAGAAGCATCTATGAGGTGCTTCTTTTTATTATTTAAAGAAAGTAAATGAATAATTTTTGAAAAAATATAATATATATTTTATTTTTGTCCTAATCTTAGGGGTAACTTTCTATATTTATTACTTCGGTTTATTTGGGGATTATGTTTTTGATGATTCTGGGAATATTTTAGAAAATAAAAAAATAGCAATAACATCAATAGACTGGAATAGTTTAAATGCTGCATTTTGGTCTGGTGGAGCTGGGCCATTAGGTCGTCCAATTAGTATGTTATCTTTTGCACTTAATTATTATTTTACTGGCTTTGATCCTTACTATTTTAAACTAACAAATTTAATAATTCATCTTGTTAATGGTATTTTAATTTATTTTTAAGTTTATTGATTTTTAAAATGTTGTATGCTGGAGAAAAACAAAAGATAAACCTAGTTCCTTATCTTGCACTTATTGTAAGTACAGTATGGTTGATTCACCCCTTGAATTTAACGAGTGTACTTTATGTAGTGCAACGAATGACCAGTTTATCTACATTATTTGGTTTTTAATGTTGGTAGTTTATTGTTATTGGCGGAGTTGCTCTAAAAATAGATGGGGTACAATATTTGCTTTTTTACAATAATAAATTGTTTCTTTGCATCCATTTTGAGTAAAGAGTCGGGTTTTTATTTCTAGGTCTACTTTATTGGATTGAATTACTTATTTTTCAGGGACGAAATTTAAAAGGAGAAGATATTCTGGTTGGAAGGCTTAAGCTTATTCAATTGTTATGGTTTGGAGTGGTTGTAGGTTTATTTTTAATTATTTGTATGGCATTTCCTTATATAAATAATCCAATTGTAGGGAACCGAGATTTTAATACGATTGAGCGATTATTTACTGAGTCGAGAATTATTTTTATTATTTAAAAATGATTTTTTTACCTTTGCTTTCTGACTTAAGTTTATATCATGATGATTTTATTGTTTCTAAGTCCATTATTCAGCCAATAACAACTCTTTACTCTATATCAGGCTTAATTTTTATTTCGGTTCTAAGCTTGCTTTTTGTTAAGAAATATCCATTAATCCTATTTGCATGGGGTTGGTATTTGATTAGTCAGTTGATGGAATCAACATTTATTAATCTTGAACTAATTCATGAACATAGAAATTATTTTGGTACTATTGGTTTTGTTACCTTAATTGTTTATTGCATAGCTTGTATAAATAATCAAACAATTAAAAAAATTATGATTGCTCTTGGTGTGATTTATACTTTTAATCTTGCTTTCACAACTTGGCAACGAAGTATTATTTGGTCAAATCTTGTTGATCAGGCGGCTTATGAAGCTGCAATGCATCCTTATTCTGATCGTGCAAACTATCAGATGGCTCGTATTTATATGAAGTTAATGGTTGAGATTCCCACTAAACGTGAGGAATATGCCAAAAACGCCTATTATTATTTAAGACAATCCCAAAAGAGTTATTTACCATCTAATGGAGCATGGTTTGGCGAATTGCATCTTGCTTCGGAAATGAAATGGACTATTTCAGAGAAAACAATTCAAGAATTACAAGCTCGTTTAGCACGTGGTTCTTTTACAAACAATAATATTGGATTCTTGAGTGCATTTTCTGATTGTCAAATTAAAGAGTTTTGTCATGTTCCTCATGATCAAGCTGTGAGAATCATTGCTGCTGGCATAGATAATCCTAATGTAAATAATGATGTACGTGCAGAACTTTATAAACTTTTAGCAAATTACTTTGTTTCAGTCATTGGTGACTTTCTTAAAGGTGAAGAATTTATGCATGATGCGATAAATCTAAAAGATGATATTAATGGTCGCCTGTTGTATTCACAGATTTATCGCCTACAAGGTAAATTTCTAGAAGCAGAGCAACAGTTGGTTCAAGCAAAAAAATTAGATACAAAACAAGTGTGGTATAAAGAAATCAGCTTAGAGCAAGAACAAATCATTCGAGCTCAAAAAACCTATAGGGAAAGGCATTGAAAATAAGTGTAGTACTTCCTGCAAAAAATGAAGCGGGTGCGATTGGAAAAACAACCGAAAAAATTAAGCAATTAAACATTGCTTATGAAATTATTGTTGTCAATGATGGCTCAACAGATGAAACTTCTTTGCTTGCGGAACAAGCTGGAGCAAAAGTTGTATCGCATCCTTATTCAAAAGGGAATGGTGCGGCAATTAAGACGGGCGCAAGAACTGCAACAGGGGATGTAATAGTTTTTATGGATGCAGATGGGCAACATGACCCTAATGATATTTCTCGATTAATTGAAAAAATTGAACAAGGCTATGATTTAGTTGTTGGTGCAAGACAAAAAGGTTCGCAAGCAAGTGTTGGCCGCGGGGTTGCAAATACACTTTATAATAATTTAGCGGCCTATATGACGGAACATAAAGTCGAAGACCTCACATCAGGCTTTCGTGCAGTACGTGCAGAGAAATTCAGAGAATTCCTCTATTTGTTACCAAATGGTTTTTCTTATCCAACTACTAGTACTATGGCATTTTTTAGAGCTGGCTACTCGGTGACTTATGTACCTATTCACGCTGCTAAACGGGTTGGAAAAAGTCATATTCATCCATTAAAAGATGGAATACGTTTTTTCTTGATCATTTTTAAGATTGCTACCTTGTTTTCACCTTTGAAAATGTTCTTACCTATCGCTGTTGTCTTATTTTTAATGGCAACAAGTTGGTATGGTTATACACTTTATGAATATCATCGTTTTACTAATATGAGTGCATTGCTTTACACTGGAAGTGTGATGATATTTTTGATGGGGCTAATTTCAGAGCAAGTGACTGCTCTCATGTATAAAGATAATAAGTAGGAATTACTGTGTTTAGTATATCAATACAGTTGTGGAAAATTCTGACACCACTTGATAAAAGAAAATTATTGGTTGTCCTTATTCTTGTAGTTGTTATGGCTGGTATTGAAGCAATTGGTGTTGTTTCGATTATGCCCTTTCTTGCCGTATTGGCTAATCCTACAGTTATAGAAAGCAATCTATTACTCCAAAAAATTTCAAAAACTTTATTGGTGAACGATACACGTCAATTTATTGTATATTTAGGTATGCTTTCACTTGGTATAGTTGTTTTTCTACATTTATTAAGATTATTACTCAATATGCGTTATATAGATTTTCTAACTTACAGCGCCATTATTTTTCAACTCGACTTTTAGAAATTTATTTGCAACAGCCTTATGAGTTTTTATCGAAAGAAATAGTTCAAATTTGATAAAAAATATCTTGTCAGAAGTAGATGAACTCGTCCGAGGGATAATTCAACCTATATTGTTTTTAATTGCTTACAGTGTTGTTATTTTCTGTATGATTGCCATTTTAATATTTTATGATCCTATTATGGCAATTTCAACAGCATTAATTTTAATGTTTTTTATGTTTCTATTTTTTTAACGATAAAAAAATTCTTGATCAAATTAGCCAAAGTTTTATTGAAGCAAATGAAGTACGTTATCAAGCTTGCTCAGAGGTCTTAGGTGGGATTAAAGATATCATTATTAATCATGCAGGGAAACAGTATATAGAAAAAGTTGATCAGAGTTCAAGGCTATACTCACTTCATTTGGCGACTAAAGAGACTTTGGGCCAAGTACCATTGCATATCGTGGAAACGATAGGTTATGGCTGCATCATTATTCTTGCAATTGTATTGGTTATTTCTGGGAAAGAGATTTCTCATATTTTACCTATATTAGGGTTATATGGTATAGCTGCTTATCGTATGCTGCCTGCTGCACAAAATATATATCGTGCAATTACACAGATAAAATTTTCTCAAAATGTTTTTAAAAGCATAAGAGACGAATTTTTGTTAAATAATAAAAAATAGATTACAAAAAAATCAAAAAATAGTATTTGAAAATAAAATTCAATTGAAAAATATTTGCTTTTCATATGCAAGCAGATCTAGTAATTTAATTTTAGATCATTTTAACTTAATTATTTCAAAAAATAAAACTATTGGAATTGTTGGGAAAAGTGGAAGTGGAAAAGCACGTTAATGGATATTATGTTAGGTTTATTGCAACCACAACGTGGAAAGGTGTTAGTCGATGATGTCGAGTTAAATCAGAATAATATACAAGCTTGGTACCAAATAGTAGGTTATGTGCCACAGTCAATTTATTTAGCAGATAAAAGTATTGCTGAAAATATTGCTTTTGGTGTTGAAAAAGATCAAATAGATTTTGAAGCAGTAAAACTGGTGGCTCAACAAGCGCAGATTGATGATTTTATTATGCAAAAATTACCACAAGGCTATCAAACAAAAGTTGGTGAACGAGGAGTTATGCTATCTGGTGGACAGAAGCAGCGAATAGGAATTGCTCGTGCTTTATATAAAAATCCTCAAATTTTGTTCATGGATGAAGCAACAAGTGCATTAGATATCGAAACCGAATATGCTATAAATGAAGCAATTCAGAATTTAAATGGGAAAAAAACGATTGTAATCATTGCCCATAGAGAAAGTGCTGTAAAAGTTGTGATCAAGTAATTAGATTAATAAGCTAAACTTAGCAAAAATCATTGAGAGGATGTAAATGGGGATTGATAGTCAAAATTTTAATTTTTTGAAGTATGTTCAAAAAAATAAGGTTACTTTTGGAAGAACAATTACATTAGGTAGATTGGCTCTTTTTAATATTGAAGATACTATCTTCGAGAGATACGCTATAGAAGACCAAAAATATGCTGAACAACTTTTAGAGAAACTATTTGGTGCTAGTAGTATAGAGTCTATTGATAACTCAGGCTATGAGAACTCTACATATATTTTTGATATGAATAAAGATTTAATAGATTTTAAGAATTACGATACGGTAATCGACTTTGGTTGTACTGAACATATATATAATATTGGTAATTGTTTTAATAATATCAGAAAGTTATGTGATGTTGGTGGTGTTATATTGCATGCTGTCCCAAGTAATGGCTGCTGTGGTCATGGTTTTTATCAATTTTCACCAGAGTTTTTTATAGCATGTATTCAGAAAAAAATGGTTTTTCGAATACTGAAATTTATTTAGTTGATATGGATAACCATAAATATTGGTATAAATTAGACCCAAAATTTAAAGGAAACAGAATTAATATTAAATCATTAAGTGAATTATATGTTTTTGTTACAACAACTAAACAAAGGCATGTTGAAACGCTTGAGATCCAGCAGTCGGATTATGAGGTTATCTGGGATAAGTCTTTCAGAAAAGATACAGCCTTGAAGAGTGGCAATAAAAGCATATTAAAGTTTATTAAAAAATTTATTTTTCTGACAAAATTATATAGAATTTTAGATGATTTCCTTTCACCTAGTGGTGCGAAAAATTTAAATAGCAATACTTATTCAAAAGTAAAATACTCAGCAATTAATTAAAATTGCTGAGTATTTTACTTTGAATAAGTATTGCTGTTTCATCAATAAGGTGAATATAAGTTTGATTGTTTTGAAAATATTCATCTACAGCCTGTCTTGCTCCTTTCCAATGGCCATAATCATCAACAATCAAGATACCTTTTTCAACTAGTCTGGGGAATAATTTTTGTAGTTCTAAAATTGTTGATTCATACCAATCGGTATCTAATCTCAATAATGCAATAGAATCATGTGTCTTAGTACTTAAGGTATCTTCAACTTTACCTTTTATGAAATGAACTTTATCCATTGGATAACCTATTTTCTTTATATTTTCCTTAACTTCATCTAAAGATGCATAGCACCAGATATTTTCTTCAATATTGTGTTTATTTAATAATGTTTTTGCATTATCGCCGTAAATAGAAAGATCATTATCTGTTGGTTGAGACATACCTTCAAATGTATCATAGAGATATAAGTTTCTCGAAGTATCATTTAACTCAATAAGCTGTAAAGCGATAAGCATCATACTGCCACCTCGCCATACACCACATTCAACAATATCTCCGGGAATTTTATTCTTTACAATATATTGTACTGAGTTTTTAAACTTAGCATTCGAGGAATACTTGTCATCGTATAAGGTCGGACTTGGTTAATAATAATTTTATCTGATTCAGAAATATAAGCATCATATTGGACTAAATATATATATTTACTATTTTTAATGATTCTATAACCAATAATATTTAAAATATTTTGGAGAATATTAGCTATTTTTTGTTTCATTGATTAAATCTAACCATTTTCTTATTGAGTTCTCAATATTAAACTGTTTTGATTTTTCAGTAAATGGTTTAATTTTAATAGTTTTTTTGTTACGATGATATCGTAAATTTTTTTCTCGAAGTCTAAAGGATTTTGATTATCAATTAGAATACCATATTTTCCATCCTCTAAGATCTCATATGGACCATGTTTACAATTATATGCGATGCTCAATAATCCACATGACAAAGCCTCAATAAGAACTGTTGGAAGACCCTCGAATCTCGAGGGAAGTAAAAAAATATCTGATCGATTCATAATTGAAAGAGGATCTGCTGTAGCACCTTTCAAAAAAATATGTCGATCCAGACCTAATTTATTTATTTTTTTGTTAGATTTATATATTCTTCACCATCTCCCCAAATTTCTAGCTGCCAGTTTTTATATTCTTTAAAACGATGCATTATATCTATGAGATTATCATAACCTTTTGATATGTTAGTCTTCCAATAGAAATAAATCGTATCATTTTAAAATCTATGCAATTGTTTCTAATTTGAATATTTTTATTTGAAATGACTGGGTTGTAAATGCATTTTATTTGGGTTTTACTTACATTGAATTTTTCTTTTACCTCATTCAATAATCCATTAGATACGCAAACTAAATGATTTGTTCTTTTATATAATAGGCTTGCACATATGTAATCAATAGTTTTTCGCTTAATACCATTTCTTGACTTAGGGTAAACAATACTGTCATGTGTATTATGTATAGTATGAATATGTATGATTTTACTATCAATAACTAAAGATGTTAATAAGCCTAAATCAGTAAAGGCAGTAATAACATGAGTTGGTTTGCTTTTATTTATTTCTTTTTTTAAACTTTTAATAATTTGAAATATATTGTTATTTTCTATTTTTTTACGGAAGTAGTTGCGTAGGCTTCTTCCTTTAAATTACCTTGATCACTTAAAACAATTAAATGGCATTTGATCCCATTTTCTTGAAGATTTTTATTAAATTTAAAGTTACTCGTTCAACACCGCCAAAAACGAGTCTTGGTAAAATAAATGTAATTTTTGGTTGATTCATTTTAGTCATGGGAATTAAGTTGTAAATATTATACACTAAGTTTTTGTTTAGATAAAGGTTTTTATCTTTTAATAAAAATGGATGGTTGTTTATATATTTAAGCTAAAGGAATTTGATATTACCTTCCACTCATGATTTAGTTTAATGTTTAGTTTTATTTTATTTTTAATTGAAACTCAATGCAAGTTGCAAGGTTTCTAGGATTGTTACATTGTGAAAATAAAAAGAATCGTTTATGTTTTTTAAACAAAAGTTACTTTGAATGTTTGGGTTCATAGTAGTTACAATAGGTATTTCCATTGAAATGTATTCTGCTATCTTACATGATGCCCCATTATCCATCATATCTGAATTTCGGTATGGTAATGCTAACAGATCACAACTTGCTATAGCAAAAGGAATCTTATTGAATGAAATATTACCTAGATAATGAATGAAATTATAATCTAAATTTAAATTTTCTCTCTTTTTCCAGCTAATAGGATTTTTAGGTCGATACCATTTTCTCTGATAATATTAACTGCTTCAATTAAATCATCTATACCACGATCTAATTCCATACTACCAAAATATCCAATATATAAATCTTTCTCTGATAAATTAAATTCTTTTCTGGATTTGTTTTTGTCACGTGGGTAAAAATGGTTCTTATCTATTCCGTTTGGCAAAAAAATGTTTTTACATTGTGTTCTGGAATCATTTAAAAGTTTTTGGCTTGCAAAAAGCACATGTCTGATTTGTTTAGTAAAAATTTATAAATATTTATTCCTAATAAATTTCTATACCCTGTAAAGGTGTCATATTTATCATAAACATCAAAAAAAATTTAGAAAAAGTTAATTTTGCTAGAAGAAATCCTAATAATCCAATATAGCAATCTCCGCTTGCAATAACTATTTTAGGTCTCTTAATAAGATTTTTAAAAATACAAGTTAAAAAGCTCAAACTAAAAATAGGAGTAGAAGTGATCTTTAGTTTTTCCTCATAATCTGTTATCTTTTCTTTTGAATGGTAGTCAATTAACCAAAGTTGGCATGATTTCTCTTGCGACCAGTAGTAAGGCAATTTATAAATACGCCCATACTTTTCTATATAAGCATCACGATTTGTATAGAAACGCTTACCAATAAAAAGTATATCCATTTATAGTTTCTCAATAGCTGCTTTCAACTGCAGTCTTAAATTATACCATGCAAATCGTTCAGCAAATTCTATACAACTTTTCTTTTCGATTAAAAAATAGTTTTCTAGTACATGAATTACCACTTTAGTCAGTGAAATATAGTTTTGTTTTTCAATAAGAAAACCAGTTTTTCCATCTTGAACAGCATCTATTATGCCGCCTGTCGCAAATGCAATCGTTGGTGTACCATGTGTTGCTGCTTCAATTGCAACCATACCAAAGCCTTCGGGATCTTCGGGAATGTACTTGACTGGAAAAACATGAATATCAGCCAAATAATACCAAGCTGAAAGTAACTTATCATCTGAAATATTGCCAACAAAAAGTATATGATTCTGAATATTGTATTTTTCGCTGTAATAAGAATAGATTCTTTACTTTGTAAATTTTTATTTAATGACTGGGAGGGCGTATCACCAATAATAACTAATATGGTATCTGGACAGGATTGAATAATTGTTGGGAGACTGTTCTCGACAAACTCACGTATAGCTTTACGTGCTGTTAAACGTCCAACGGAAATGAGAACTTTTTTATTTTCTAGTTTGAACTGTGTTTTTAAACTACTTATGAGATATTGATTTTTTTCAGGAGCCGGGAAACTGACTCCTGGATGAATAATTTCTATTTTATTCTGATAGACTCCTTTTGAACGCAAATATCAAATGTAGAAGTACTATTTGCAATAATTTTATCAGCCATTCTAATTATTGGAATCCAAACTAAATTATAGACGATATTATTAGTTCCGATATCTAAGCCATGTATATAAACTAAGCTTTTTTTTCTGAAAAGCTTTGCCCAAAAAACTGTAATGGGAGCTGTTAAACCGCTCCCTGCAAATAAAATATCTGGGCGTTGGGTTAAGCATATCCAAAAGGTTTTGATAAAAGCCAATATAAGAAAAATAGGAAGAGGATCTAATGTGACACCATAAAATTTGGCTTTTGATGGCGCGATTGTTCTTGCTTTGGTATGGCTAATAAGCAGAACATCATGATCCTTAGATAGTTCATCTGCGATATGCCAATTTAAGCGTTCCATTCCTCCAATTAATGGAGGAAGATTGCGGGTCACGATCAATATTTTTTTCTTAGACATGATTTTAAGAGATTATAAGCTCTTTTAAAGTGTATATGATTTGAGGTTCTTTCGTTAAATTTTTTATTAAATAAAATTATCTTATAAGTCATCATGTGACAAAATG
The DNA window shown above is from Acinetobacter colistiniresistens and carries:
- a CDS encoding pilin, with amino-acid sequence MQKGFTLIELMIVVAIIGILAAIAIPAYQNYTKRSHVSEGLSLAAGAKAAVTEFYSSNGHWPTANASAGLATDSSITGNAVKKVTVSGSAITVTYNDKVTDNGTIKLQGANTAGGVTWICTATGTNQPVDSKFLPSNCR
- a CDS encoding tetratricopeptide repeat protein, giving the protein MIFLPLLSDLSLYHDDFIVSKSIIQPITTLYSISGLIFISVLSLLFVKKYPLILFAWGWYLISQLMESTFINLELIHEHRNYFGTIGFVTLIVYCIACINNQTIKKIMIALGVIYTFNLAFTTWQRSIIWSNLVDQAAYEAAMHPYSDRANYQMARIYMKLMVEIPTKREEYAKNAYYYLRQSQKSYLPSNGAWFGELHLASEMKWTISEKTIQELQARLARGSFTNNNIGFLSAFSDCQIKEFCHVPHDQAVRIIAAGIDNPNVNNDVRAELYKLLANYFVSVIGDFLKGEEFMHDAINLKDDINGRLLYSQIYRLQGKFLEAEQQLVQAKKLDTKQVWYKEISLEQEQIIRAQKTYRERH
- a CDS encoding glycosyltransferase family 2 protein yields the protein MKISVVLPAKNEAGAIGKTTEKIKQLNIAYEIIVVNDGSTDETSLLAEQAGAKVVSHPYSKGNGAAIKTGARTATGDVIVFMDADGQHDPNDISRLIEKIEQGYDLVVGARQKGSQASVGRGVANTLYNNLAAYMTEHKVEDLTSGFRAVRAEKFREFLYLLPNGFSYPTTSTMAFFRAGYSVTYVPIHAAKRVGKSHIHPLKDGIRFFLIIFKIATLFSPLKMFLPIAVVLFLMATSWYGYTLYEYHRFTNMSALLYTGSVMIFLMGLISEQVTALMYKDNK
- a CDS encoding ATP-binding cassette domain-containing protein is translated as MDIMLGLLQPQRGKVLVDDVELNQNNIQAWYQIVGYVPQSIYLADKSIAENIAFGVEKDQIDFEAVKLVAQQAQIDDFIMQKLPQGYQTKVGERGVMLSGGQKQRIGIARALYKNPQILFMDEATSALDIETEYAINEAIQNLNGKKTIVIIAHRESAVKVVIK
- a CDS encoding glycosyltransferase → MYKSNKKINKLGLDRHIFLKGATADPLSIMNRSDIFLLPSRFEGLPTVLIEALSCGLLSIAYNCKHGPYEILEDGKYGILIDNQNPLDFEKKIYDIIVTKKLLKLNHLLKNQNSLILRTQ
- a CDS encoding glycosyltransferase, with translation MENNNIFQIIKSLKKEINKSKPTHVITAFTDLGLLTSLVIDSKIIHIHTIHNTHDSIVYPKSRNGIKRKTIDYICASLLYKRTNHLVCVSNGLLNEVKEKFNVSKTQIKCIYNPVISNKNIQIRNNCIDFKMIRFISIGRLTYQKVMIIS
- a CDS encoding glycosyltransferase — its product is MYSYYSEKYNIQNHILFVGNISDDKLLSAWYYLADIHVFPVKYIPEDPEGFGMVAIEAATHGTPTIAFATGGIIDAVQDGKTGFLIEKQNYISLTKVVIHVLENYFLIEKKSCIEFAERFAWYNLRLQLKAAIEKL
- a CDS encoding glycosyltransferase — translated: MSKKKILIVTRNLPPLIGGMERLNWHIADELSKDHDVLLISHTKARTIAPSKAKFYGVTLDPLPIFLILAFIKTFWICLTQRPDILFAGSGLTAPITVFWAKLFRKKSLVYIHGLDIGTNNIVYNLVWIPIIRMADKIIANSTSTFDICVQKESIRIK